The Vallicoccus soli genome includes the window CCGCCGGCCGGAGGTCCTGACCCGTGCTGCGCGCCTCCCTGCGGAGCCTGCTGGCGCACAAGCTCCGCCTCGCGCTGAGCGCCGTCGCCGTGGTCCTCGGCGTCGCCTTCGTCGCCGGCTCCCTCGTGTTCACGAGCACGCTGAGCCGCACCTTCACCGACCTGTTCGAGAACATCGCGGCCGACGTGACGGTCACGCGGGCCACGAGCTTCGACCAGACCGTCGTCACGTCCTCCACGGCCGGCCCGGAGACGGGGGTGCCGGAGGCGGTGCTCGACGACGTGCGCGCGGTCGACGGGGTCGCGACCGCCGTGGGCGACGTGCAGACCGACGGCGTGTTCGTCGTCGACGCCCAGGGCGACGCGGTCGGCGGCACCGGGGCCCCGGGCCTCGGCATCAACTGGGACGAGACGCCGGGCGTCACCGTGACCACGCTCACCGAGGGCCGCGGGCCGCAGGGCCCCGGCGAGATCGCGGTCGACACGCAGACCGCGGACCGGGCGGACCTCGCCGTCGGCGACCGCGTACGGCTCATCACGCCCGCCGGCCCGCGCGAGGAGCAGCTCGTCGGGGTGTTCCGCTTCGGCGAGTCCGGCGGGCTCGCCGGCGCCTCGCTCGTCGCCTTCGACACCGCGACCGCGCAGTCGCTCACCGGCGCCGAGGGCTTCTACTCCAGCATCTCGGTCGACGCCGAGGACGGGGTCGGCGAGGAGGAGCTGCGCGACGCCGTCGCGGCCGCCCTGCCCGACGGCTTCGAGGCGAAGACGGCCACCGAGATCACCGACGAGGGCGCCGACGCGCTCGAGCAGAGCCTCAGCTTCATCAACGTCTTCCTGCTGGTGTTCGCCGGGATCGCCCTGTTCGTCGGCTCCTTCATCATCCTCAACACGTTCTCGATGATCGTCGCGCAGCGCACCCGCGAGCTCGCGCTGCTGCGCGCCGTGGGCGCCTCGCGGGCGCAGGTGACCCGCTCGGTGCTCGTCGAGGCGCTGGCGGTCGGCCTGCTCGGCGCCGTGCTCGGCCTCGGCGTGGGCGTCGGGCTCGCCGCCCTGCTGCGCTGGGTCTTCGGCCGGGTCGGGCTGCAGCTCGACGGCGACCTCGTCGTCGAGCCGTCGACGGTCGTGTGGTCGTTCGTCGTGGGGGTCGGCGTGACGCTGCTCGCCGCGTACGTCCCCGCGCGCCGCGCCGCCCGGGTCCCCCCGGTCGCGGCGATGCGCGACGACGTGGCGATGCCGGAGCGCTCGCTGCGGGTGCGCCTCGTCGTCGGCGGGGTCCTCGCGGCGCTCGGTGCGGCCGCCCTGCTCGGTGGGCTCGCCACGGACGACGGGAGCACCGCCGCCCAGCTCGTCGGCGCCGGCGCGCTGCTGCTCGTGGTCGGCGCGATCGCGCTGAGCCCGGTCCTGAGCCGCCCGGCGCTGCGCGTCCTCGGCGGCTGGTACCCGCGCGCCTTCGGCGCGGTCGGGCGGATCGCCACCGAGAACGCCCGGCGGAACCCCCGGCGCACCGCGGCCACCGCCAGCGCGCTCATGATCGGCCTGGCCCTCGTCGCGTCGATGAGCGTGCTCGGCGCCTCGGCCAACGCCTCGGTCGACCGGCTCGTCGACGAGGCCTTCGGCGCCGACTACGTCGTCTCCAACGCGGTGGCGACGCCCTTCAGCGCCGAGCTCGCGGCCTCGGCGCGCGAGGTCGAGGGGGTCGAGGCCGTGTACGAGCAGCGCTTCGGCCAGGCCCAGGTCGACGGCGGCACCATCGGCCTGACCGGCATCGACCCCGGTGCCATCGGCACCGCGCTCACCACCGAGTTCGTCGCCGGCTCCGCCGCGGGGCTGGAGGAGGGCGGCGTGCTCCTCGACGAGGGCACCGCGGAGTCCCGCGGCCTCGGCGTCGGCGACGTCGTCGCCCTCACCCCGCCGTACGGCGACGGCCGCGACCTCGAGGTGCTCGGCGTCTTCACCGAGAACGCCGGCCTCGGCGAGTTCACCGTGTCGCTGTCCACCTTCGACGCGCTCGGGTACAGCCGGCAGGACAACTTCGTGTACGTCCTCGCCGAGCCCGGCGCCGACCCCGCCGCGGTGCGGGCGGGCCTCGACGCGGTCGTGGCGGACTACCCCGTCGTGGACCTCGCCGACCAGACCGAGTTCAAGGAGGACCAGAGGGCGCAGATCGACCAGCTGCTGACGATCATCTACGCGCTGCTCGCCCTCGCCGTCGTCATCGCGGTGCTCGGCATCGTCAACACCCTCGCGCTGTCGGTCATCGAGCGGACCCGCGAGATCGGCCTGCTCCGCGCCGTCGGGATGTCGCGGCGCCAGCTGCGCCGG containing:
- a CDS encoding ABC transporter permease — encoded protein: MLRASLRSLLAHKLRLALSAVAVVLGVAFVAGSLVFTSTLSRTFTDLFENIAADVTVTRATSFDQTVVTSSTAGPETGVPEAVLDDVRAVDGVATAVGDVQTDGVFVVDAQGDAVGGTGAPGLGINWDETPGVTVTTLTEGRGPQGPGEIAVDTQTADRADLAVGDRVRLITPAGPREEQLVGVFRFGESGGLAGASLVAFDTATAQSLTGAEGFYSSISVDAEDGVGEEELRDAVAAALPDGFEAKTATEITDEGADALEQSLSFINVFLLVFAGIALFVGSFIILNTFSMIVAQRTRELALLRAVGASRAQVTRSVLVEALAVGLLGAVLGLGVGVGLAALLRWVFGRVGLQLDGDLVVEPSTVVWSFVVGVGVTLLAAYVPARRAARVPPVAAMRDDVAMPERSLRVRLVVGGVLAALGAAALLGGLATDDGSTAAQLVGAGALLLVVGAIALSPVLSRPALRVLGGWYPRAFGAVGRIATENARRNPRRTAATASALMIGLALVASMSVLGASANASVDRLVDEAFGADYVVSNAVATPFSAELAASAREVEGVEAVYEQRFGQAQVDGGTIGLTGIDPGAIGTALTTEFVAGSAAGLEEGGVLLDEGTAESRGLGVGDVVALTPPYGDGRDLEVLGVFTENAGLGEFTVSLSTFDALGYSRQDNFVYVLAEPGADPAAVRAGLDAVVADYPVVDLADQTEFKEDQRAQIDQLLTIIYALLALAVVIAVLGIVNTLALSVIERTREIGLLRAVGMSRRQLRRMVRLESVVIALYGAALGIVLGLVFGISLQRALAGQGIEVLSVPVVTLLLFLVVAAVVGVLAAVWPARRAAKLDVLQAITTT